The following are encoded in a window of Camarhynchus parvulus chromosome 1A, STF_HiC, whole genome shotgun sequence genomic DNA:
- the PUS7L gene encoding pseudouridylate synthase 7 homolog-like protein isoform X1, protein MLPSFSYLTEHTGFRGTIKNAPGDFVVTELEVPELFLGDSRAELLQKSGEAPPAQSSPCPREPKRRRTEPPGPSAPACPRDAAPGPAGQGPGRAGGGCAASPGSSEREGEPELQPGLGEAPVLESLLGKPVSELLHKFACDVKDAWGSENNADAAAREFSLGPRLDKKIRADLHGAVRQKFPFLVTLTKGNEMIVKGNPDYRELCQLVTEKETSDFFKFLDAKLENSTFSFEPDGNKEHRKTVHHFINRKFGKLLETKSFTVTDVNDQPSTSIMVRFREKTWSRKRCAGGFQEKQDVYTAFTLQKENLETLEAIGLLAAELDVLPSDFSYTGIKDKKAITLQPMVVKKVTPERLKEIGNKMEKKGMKIYNIRPAHQHLRLGQLKGNHFDIVVRDLQHHNHDSSADLEERIAEAVENVETKGFVNYYGPQRFGQGQIVQTDQIGLALLNEKMVKAVKLFFTPEDTDDPVNNAKRYFLQTEDAKGTLVMLPEFKVREKMLLRALNRYGVNHEGCTKGWLNIPHSLRIFYVHAYCSKIWNEAASYRLKTYGSKVVEGDLVFLEENDESISLNDKVHVVTAAEESANKYSIYQVVLPVVGHSIKYPSNKVGQWYHERLSKDELELCKFRVSPLQLNIPGCYRLILKNVQNLSYFLESSEKEIKIEDSHLNDLKVSLHISFDLDPSCYATVCLREIMKCDF, encoded by the exons ATGCTGCCCTCCTTCAGTTACCTGACCGAGCACACCGGCTTCCGCGGCACCATCAAAAACGCGCCCGGGGACTTCGTAGTGACGGAGCTCGAGGTGCCCGAGCTCTTCCTCGGGGACTCCCGAGCTGAATTGCTCCAAAAAAGCGGCGAAGCGCCGCCGGCACAGAGCAGCCCGTGTCCGAGGGAGCCCAAAAGGCGGAGGACGGAGCCCCCCGGGCCGAGTGCCCCCGCGTGTCCCCGGGATGCAGCGCCCGGGCCCGCGGGGCAGGGCCCAGGCCGGGCGGGAGGCGGCTGTGCTGCATCCCCGGGCAGTAGCGAGCGTGAGGGAGAGCCCGAGCTGCAGCCCGGCCTCGGGGAAGCCCCAGTGTTGGAGTCCTTGCTCGGCAAGCCCGTGAGCGAACTGCTCCACAAGTTTGCCTGCGATGTGAAGGATGCGTGGGGCTCGGAAAACAATGCGGATGCTGCTGCTAGGGAGTTCTCGCTAGGACCAAGGCTGGACAAGAAAATTCGAGCTGATTTACACGGTGCTGTTAGGCAGAAATTCCCCTTTCTAGTCACTCTTACAAAAGGCAATGAAATGATTGTAAAAGGGAATCCTGATTACAGAGAGCTTTGTCAGTTAGTGACTGAAAAGGAAACAAgtgatttctttaaatttttggATGCAAAGCTAGAAAATTCTACGTTTTCCTTTGAGCCTGATGGAaacaaagagcacagaaaaacagTTCACCACTTTATCAATAGAAAATTTGGAAAGcttttagaaacaaaatcttTTACTGTGACAGATGTCAATGATCAGCCAAGTACATCAATAATGGTACGGTTTCGAGAAAAAACTTGGTCCAGAAAAAGGTGTGCTGGTGGTTTTCAGGAGAAGCAAGATGTTTATACag CTTTCAcccttcagaaagaaaacctaGAAACACTAGAAGCAATCGGCTTGTTGGCAGCTGAACTTGACGTTCTTCCTTCAGACTTCAGTTACACTGGCATCAAAGATAAGAAGGCTATCACTTTGCAGCCTATGGTGGTGAAGAAGGTGACTCCTGAGAG GTTGAAGGAAAttggaaacaaaatggaaaaaaagggtATGAAAATATACAACATTCGTCCAGCACACCAGCACCTCAGACTTGGCCAGCTGAAGGGCAATCACTTTGACATAGTTGTGAGAGATCTCCAGCACCACAATCATGACTCTTCTGCAGATTTGGAGGAGAGAATAGCTGAAGCAGTGGAAAATGTTGAG ACAAAAGGTTTTGTGAATTACTACGGACCTCAGCGATTTGGACAAGGACAAATTGTTCAGACAGATCAAATAGGATTGGCTTTACTGAATGAAAAAATG GTGAAAGCTGTGAAGTTATTTTTCACACCTGAAGATACTGATGATCCTGTAAACAATGCAAAAAGATACTTTCTTCAAACTG AAGATGCAAAGGGCACACTTGTAATGCTGCCAGAATTTAAAGTAAGAGAGAAGATGTTGCTACGAGCTTTAAATCGCTATGGTGTAAATCATGAAGGTTGTACCAAAGGATGGCTCAACATTCCTCACTCCTTGCGCATATTCTATGTCCATGCTTATTGCAGTAAAATTTGGAATGAAGCAGCATCATATAGGCTGAAGACTTATGGCTCCAAAGTGGTTGAGGGTGATCTTGTCTTCTTGGAAGAAAATGATGAAAGCATTTCCCTGAATGACAAG GTTCATGTAGTCACTGCTGCAGAAGAATCGGCAAACAAATATTCTATATACCAA gtGGTTCTTCCAGTGGTGGGACACAGTATCAAGTATCCCAGTAATAAAGTTGGACAGTGGTACCATGAAAGACTTTCTAAGGATGAGCTGGAGTTGTGCAAATTCAGAGTGTCTCCGCTACAGCTAAATATACCTGGATGCTACAGactcattttgaaaaatgttcagAATCTCTCATATTTTTTGGAAAGTAGTGAAAAAGAGATCAAAATTGAGGACAGCCATCTGAATGATTTAAAAGTCTCTCTTCATATATCATTTGACCTTGATCCTTCATGTTATGCAACAGTCTGTCtgagagaaataatgaaatgtgatttttaa
- the PUS7L gene encoding pseudouridylate synthase 7 homolog-like protein isoform X2, giving the protein MLPSFSYLTEHTGFRGTIKNAPGDFVVTELEVPELFLGDSRAELLQKSGEAPPAQSSPCPREPKRRRTEPPGPSAPACPRDAAPGPAGQGPGRAGGGCAASPGSSEREGEPELQPGLGEAPVLESLLGKPVSELLHKFACDVKDAWGSENNADAAAREFSLGPRLDKKIRADLHGAVRQKFPFLVTLTKGNEMIVKGNPDYRELCQLVTEKETSDFFKFLDAKLENSTFSFEPDGNKEHRKTVHHFINRKFGKLLETKSFTVTDVNDQPSTSIMVRFREKTWSRKRCAGGFQEKQDVYTAFTLQKENLETLEAIGLLAAELDVLPSDFSYTGIKDKKAITLQPMVVKKVTPERLKEIGNKMEKKGMKIYNIRPAHQHLRLGQLKGNHFDIVVRDLQHHNHDSSADLEERIAEAVENVETKGFVNYYGPQRFGQGQIVQTDQIGLALLNEKMVKAVKLFFTPEDTDDPVNNAKRYFLQTEDAKGTLVMLPEFKVREKMLLRALNRYGVNHEGCTKGWLNIPHSLRIFYVHAYCSKIWNEAASYRLKTYGSKVVEGDLVFLEENDESISLNDKVVLPVVGHSIKYPSNKVGQWYHERLSKDELELCKFRVSPLQLNIPGCYRLILKNVQNLSYFLESSEKEIKIEDSHLNDLKVSLHISFDLDPSCYATVCLREIMKCDF; this is encoded by the exons ATGCTGCCCTCCTTCAGTTACCTGACCGAGCACACCGGCTTCCGCGGCACCATCAAAAACGCGCCCGGGGACTTCGTAGTGACGGAGCTCGAGGTGCCCGAGCTCTTCCTCGGGGACTCCCGAGCTGAATTGCTCCAAAAAAGCGGCGAAGCGCCGCCGGCACAGAGCAGCCCGTGTCCGAGGGAGCCCAAAAGGCGGAGGACGGAGCCCCCCGGGCCGAGTGCCCCCGCGTGTCCCCGGGATGCAGCGCCCGGGCCCGCGGGGCAGGGCCCAGGCCGGGCGGGAGGCGGCTGTGCTGCATCCCCGGGCAGTAGCGAGCGTGAGGGAGAGCCCGAGCTGCAGCCCGGCCTCGGGGAAGCCCCAGTGTTGGAGTCCTTGCTCGGCAAGCCCGTGAGCGAACTGCTCCACAAGTTTGCCTGCGATGTGAAGGATGCGTGGGGCTCGGAAAACAATGCGGATGCTGCTGCTAGGGAGTTCTCGCTAGGACCAAGGCTGGACAAGAAAATTCGAGCTGATTTACACGGTGCTGTTAGGCAGAAATTCCCCTTTCTAGTCACTCTTACAAAAGGCAATGAAATGATTGTAAAAGGGAATCCTGATTACAGAGAGCTTTGTCAGTTAGTGACTGAAAAGGAAACAAgtgatttctttaaatttttggATGCAAAGCTAGAAAATTCTACGTTTTCCTTTGAGCCTGATGGAaacaaagagcacagaaaaacagTTCACCACTTTATCAATAGAAAATTTGGAAAGcttttagaaacaaaatcttTTACTGTGACAGATGTCAATGATCAGCCAAGTACATCAATAATGGTACGGTTTCGAGAAAAAACTTGGTCCAGAAAAAGGTGTGCTGGTGGTTTTCAGGAGAAGCAAGATGTTTATACag CTTTCAcccttcagaaagaaaacctaGAAACACTAGAAGCAATCGGCTTGTTGGCAGCTGAACTTGACGTTCTTCCTTCAGACTTCAGTTACACTGGCATCAAAGATAAGAAGGCTATCACTTTGCAGCCTATGGTGGTGAAGAAGGTGACTCCTGAGAG GTTGAAGGAAAttggaaacaaaatggaaaaaaagggtATGAAAATATACAACATTCGTCCAGCACACCAGCACCTCAGACTTGGCCAGCTGAAGGGCAATCACTTTGACATAGTTGTGAGAGATCTCCAGCACCACAATCATGACTCTTCTGCAGATTTGGAGGAGAGAATAGCTGAAGCAGTGGAAAATGTTGAG ACAAAAGGTTTTGTGAATTACTACGGACCTCAGCGATTTGGACAAGGACAAATTGTTCAGACAGATCAAATAGGATTGGCTTTACTGAATGAAAAAATG GTGAAAGCTGTGAAGTTATTTTTCACACCTGAAGATACTGATGATCCTGTAAACAATGCAAAAAGATACTTTCTTCAAACTG AAGATGCAAAGGGCACACTTGTAATGCTGCCAGAATTTAAAGTAAGAGAGAAGATGTTGCTACGAGCTTTAAATCGCTATGGTGTAAATCATGAAGGTTGTACCAAAGGATGGCTCAACATTCCTCACTCCTTGCGCATATTCTATGTCCATGCTTATTGCAGTAAAATTTGGAATGAAGCAGCATCATATAGGCTGAAGACTTATGGCTCCAAAGTGGTTGAGGGTGATCTTGTCTTCTTGGAAGAAAATGATGAAAGCATTTCCCTGAATGACAAG gtGGTTCTTCCAGTGGTGGGACACAGTATCAAGTATCCCAGTAATAAAGTTGGACAGTGGTACCATGAAAGACTTTCTAAGGATGAGCTGGAGTTGTGCAAATTCAGAGTGTCTCCGCTACAGCTAAATATACCTGGATGCTACAGactcattttgaaaaatgttcagAATCTCTCATATTTTTTGGAAAGTAGTGAAAAAGAGATCAAAATTGAGGACAGCCATCTGAATGATTTAAAAGTCTCTCTTCATATATCATTTGACCTTGATCCTTCATGTTATGCAACAGTCTGTCtgagagaaataatgaaatgtgatttttaa